AACCGCGCGGTGCGCTCTGACCGTCGCCACGGCACGACGACGCCGAGCGATTCGTGACCCACCGGACGCGCCGCGAACAGGTCGAACGACAGCCTCGGGGCGCTGCCCCGCAGACGCGTCCCGTCGACGGCGTCATCGATCTCGAGGGTGAGCCGACGGGTGCGCGCACTGGCAGGCCCCTCTCCGAGCGAGGAAGGCAGCGTCGCGCTGCGTCCGCCGGCGGAGATCACGGTGGATCCGACATCCTGGCCCGTCGCTCGATCCAGGACCCAGATTTCATGCAACGCCAAGTAGTCGACGCACGAGACCGTGAACGCGATGATGTGCGAGGGCGACATCACGTTCCAGTACTCCCAGCGCTTGTTGCGCCCCCAGTGTCGGCGGCCGGGGATGCCGGATGTGTCGTGCAACGGTGTGCGCGACCAACCGAGGGCTTCCGGATTCAGTGCTCCGTGTGGATTGGTGAGGGAGACGCGTCGCGTGATCTCACGCTCGATCAGCGGTGTGGGCATCGTCGTCCTGGTGTCCGGGAAGATGCCATTCGGGTCGGCACCTTTGCCCCGAGTGTAGAGGAACGGAAACTCGCGGACGGCGATTCCGGTCCGAGCCGACGTCAGCTCAGGCGCGTAGGGTGAGGGCATGTCACGCATCCTCGTGTTCGGCGGCCACGGCCGTATCGCCCTCCTGCTCGCTCCCTTGCTCGTCGAGCGAGGCGATGAGGTGACGGGGGTGATCCGCAACCCGGCCCATGCCGCCGACGTCGAAGCCGTCGGGGCGAAAGCGCTGGTCGCCGATGTCGAGAGTATGGACGTCGAGGCACTCGCCGAGATCATCCGCGGTCACGACGCGGTCGTCTGGTCCGCCGGTGCCGGGGGCGGATCCCCGGAGCGCACCTACGCGGTCGATCGCGATGCCGCGAAGCGCTCCATGAACGCGGCGGAGCGGGCCGGCGTGCGGCGCTATGTGATGGTCTCGTGGCTCGGGTCGACGGCGGACCACGGCGTTCCCGAGGACGACTCCTTCTTCCCCTACGCCGATGCCAAGTGGGCTGCGGACGAACACCTGCGCGCGAGCGGGCTCGAGGGCACGATCCTCGCACCGGGCGCGCTCACCTTCGACGAACCGACCTCACGGATCCAGATCGACCCCACGGGGCGGGGTGCGGTGTCTCGAGCCGATGTGGCCGCCGTCATCGCCGCGTCGCTGCACGGGCCGTGCACGATCGGGCGCACGATCCGCTTCGGCAATGGCGACCCGGCGTCGGCGGTGCCCATCGCCGACGCGCTCGGCTGCTGACACGGCGGCGCCGCGGAGAAGTCACCATGTCCCGACCCCGCCGATGGGCCGCAGGTGCCCTCGTCATCGTCGCGACCACGGTTCTCTGCGTCTCACCGGCGGCTGCGGCGTCGAGCGCTGTGCCGACGACGACTCCGACCGTCGCCGCAACCGCTGCCGAGCCCGGTGACTCGACCGCCCACGCGACCGCGCTCGTGCGAGGGATGTCGGTGGCGGAGCAGGCATCCACCGTGGTCATGGGGCATGTGGCAGGGACTGATCCGGCGATGCTCCGTTCGTACATGGAGTCCGGCCTCGGCGGGTTCATCCTCATGGGTGCCAACATTCCGGCGACCGAGGGCGAACTGCAGAGTCTGACCACCGCCCTGACGGTGGATCCCGAGCTGCCTCCGCTGATCGCGGTCGACCAGGAAGGTGGCATCGTGTCGCGCCTGCACGGTGATGACTACCCGGCGTCCTCGTCGTTGAAGCACCTCCCGGTCGCCGAGACGACCTCGGCGTTCACCGCCCGCGGTTCGCTGGTCGGGCGCGCGGGGATCACGGTGAACTTCGGAACTGTCGCCGACGTCACCGCAGATCCCGGGACCTTCATCTACGGACGTGCCCTCGGCACCGACCCGGCGAGCGCCGCCGACCGGGTATCCGCCGCGACCACCGCCCAGGAGCAGTTCGTCGCCTCCACCCTCAAACACTTCCCCGGACACGGTGCAGCGCCCGGCGACTCGCATCATGTGATCCCGAGCACGACGATGGGACTCGACCAGTGGCGCGAGACCGAGGCGGTGCCCTTCGCGGCGGGGATCGACGCCGGGGCATCCCTCCTGATGTACGGCCACCTCGCCTACACGGCCGTCGACGCATCGCCGGCGTCTCTTTCCGC
Above is a window of Microbacterium aurugineum DNA encoding:
- a CDS encoding glycoside hydrolase family 3 N-terminal domain-containing protein gives rise to the protein MSRPRRWAAGALVIVATTVLCVSPAAAASSAVPTTTPTVAATAAEPGDSTAHATALVRGMSVAEQASTVVMGHVAGTDPAMLRSYMESGLGGFILMGANIPATEGELQSLTTALTVDPELPPLIAVDQEGGIVSRLHGDDYPASSSLKHLPVAETTSAFTARGSLVGRAGITVNFGTVADVTADPGTFIYGRALGTDPASAADRVSAATTAQEQFVASTLKHFPGHGAAPGDSHHVIPSTTMGLDQWRETEAVPFAAGIDAGASLLMYGHLAYTAVDASPASLSAKWHEIAREELGFDGVAVTDDLGMLLSSGDPAYADPVANGVSAIAAGNDLVLMIAGSDASTAGAMAAGIATAVEKGTLPAERLEEAATRVVALRLELAAAAAPWAVCDDCTPAG
- a CDS encoding SDR family oxidoreductase; its protein translation is MSRILVFGGHGRIALLLAPLLVERGDEVTGVIRNPAHAADVEAVGAKALVADVESMDVEALAEIIRGHDAVVWSAGAGGGSPERTYAVDRDAAKRSMNAAERAGVRRYVMVSWLGSTADHGVPEDDSFFPYADAKWAADEHLRASGLEGTILAPGALTFDEPTSRIQIDPTGRGAVSRADVAAVIAASLHGPCTIGRTIRFGNGDPASAVPIADALGC
- a CDS encoding DUF2804 domain-containing protein, encoding MPSPYAPELTSARTGIAVREFPFLYTRGKGADPNGIFPDTRTTMPTPLIEREITRRVSLTNPHGALNPEALGWSRTPLHDTSGIPGRRHWGRNKRWEYWNVMSPSHIIAFTVSCVDYLALHEIWVLDRATGQDVGSTVISAGGRSATLPSSLGEGPASARTRRLTLEIDDAVDGTRLRGSAPRLSFDLFAARPVGHESLGVVVPWRRSERTARFQYTVKDVGRPTTGTVTVDDIAHEVPTGSWAVLDHGRGRWPYRVHWNWAAGSGIVDGRVVGLQLGSKWTDGSGATENALVVDGHLSKISEELVWDYDSENFLRPWRVHGETADLTFSPFYDKRSRTNAVVIASRTDQLFGVWTGWALDDRGTRVRVDGIEGFAEDVLNRW